GGACCATGAGCTCGACCATTTATCATGACGCCACATTGCCCGCAGATTCCCTCGCGACAATCGTGATCAAATTCAATAACACGTTCTCCTTGCTGAATAAGCGATTCATTCAAAAGATCCAGCATTTCCAAAAACGACATATGTTCAGACACTCCGTCAATTTCATAATCTGTCATTTCCCCTTTTGCAGAAGAATTAAACTGCCGCCATATTTTAAGATAAAGTTTCATTTTTTGTTTTTTTTTAGTTTCAAGTTTCAAGTTTCAAGTTTCAAGTTCGCGTCATATCTTTCATCTTGCTTCTTTCGTCTTGCTTCTTTCGTCTTGCTTCTTTCGTCTTGCTTCTTTCGTCTTGCTTCTTTCGTCTTGCTTCTTTCGTCTTGCTTCTTTCGTCTTGCTTCTTTCGTCTTGCTTCTTTCGTCTTGCTTCTTTCATCTTGCTTCTTTCATCTTGCTTCTTTCATCTTGCTTCTTTCATTAACTCTTCATCAACTATTTATAACTTCTAACAGCCAATTCCACAGATTCAAATGTTAAAGGCTCTTTATGTAATTCAGGTTCGTTATTTAAACCTTTCCATTCCCAAGCCGATACGTAACAGAATTCATCGTCGTTGCGGACAGCTTCTCCGTCGGCGGTTTGGTATTCTTCTCTAAAATGAGCGCCACAGGATTCTTCACGCTGTAAGGCATCGTAACACATTAATTCTGCCAATTCGATATAATCGGCTATTCTACCAGCTTTTTCTAATTCGCTATTTAAAGTATTATCACCAGTAATTCTGAGATCTTTTTCGAAAGAAGCTTTAAGTTCCCGAATTTCGATAATTGCTTCTTCCAGTTTTTCTCTGCTTCGTGAGAGACCGCATTTTTCATACAAAAGGCGTCCGATTTTTTTATGAAAATAATCTGCTGAAAGTGTTCCGTTAGTATGTAGAAAACGATCTAACTGTCTTCTTACCGTATTTTCAGCTTCTTCAAAAGCAGGATGTGAGGTATCAGGTTTATTTAAATTTAATTCGCCTGCCAAATAGTTCGGAATGGTGTAAGGCGCAATAAAATAACCATCCACACAAGCCTGAAGCAACGAATTTGCTCCGAGTCGGTTTGCGCCATGATCTGCAAAATTAGCTTCGCCTAAAGCAAATAAGCCAGGAATCGTAGTCATAAGTTCATAATCGACCCAAAGTCCGCCCATTGTAAAGTGTGCCGAAGGCGAAATCAGCATAGGTTCTTTATAAGCATTTATGCCCGTAATCTTTTCATACATTGCAAAAAGATTGCTGTATTTGGCTTCAATTTTATCTTTTCCCTGCGCTTTGATGGCATCCGAGAAATCGAGATAAATAGCATTTTTCATTGGTCCCACACCGTGGCCAGCGTCGATTCTTTCTTTTGCGGCTCGTGAAGAAATATCTCTTGGCGCTAGATTTCCAAAAGATGGGTAACGCCGTTCTAGGTAATAATCGCGTTCTTCTTCAGGAATAGCATTTGCATTTCGATCATCAGTTGCTTTTTTCGGAACCCAGATTCGGCCATCATTTCGAAGCGATTCCGACATTAAAGTCAGTTTAGATTGGTTTTCACCATGTTGAGGAAGAGAAGTGGGATGAAACTGAATCCAGCTAACTCCAGCCATAAAAGCACCTTTTTTATGCGCTCTCCAAATTGCAGAACTATTGCAGCCCATGGCCAAAGTAGACAAATAATATACTTTTCCATAACCTCCAGAAGCTAATACCACAGCATCAGCAGCGTGGCGTTCTAGAATTCCTGTTTCAAGATTTCGTGCAATTATTCCTTTGGCTTTGCCATCAATAACCACAAGTTCAAGCATTTCGTGACGAGTGTATAATTGTATTTTTCCTAAAGAAGCCTGCCGCTCTAGAGCTTGATAAGCGCCTAATAAAAGTTGCTGTCCAGTTTGTCCTCTAGCATAAAAAGTTCTAGAAACTTGAACGCCACCAAAAGATCTATTATTTAGGTAACCCGCATATTCCCTTGCAAAAGGAACGCCCTGCGCAACAGCATGATCTATAAGATGAGCAGAACATTCTGCTAAGCGATAAACATTTGCTTCACGAGATCTAAAATCGCCGCCTTTTATAGTGTCATAGAACATTCTAAAAGTACTGTCGCCATCATTTTTGTAGTTTTTGGCAGCGTTTACTCCACCTTGAGCGGCAACAGAATGTGCACGTCTAGGAGAATCCTGAAAACAGAAGGATTTTATATTATAGCCTTGTTCCGCAAGAGAAGCCGCACAAGAAGCGCCAGCAAGACCGGTTCCGACCACTATTATATTTAGTTTTTTTCGGTTTGCTGGATTGACCAGCTTGGCTTTAGATTTGTAAAGACTCCATTTGTCAGCAAGAGGACCATCGGGTATTTTTGATT
The Flavobacterium humidisoli DNA segment above includes these coding regions:
- a CDS encoding fumarate reductase/succinate dehydrogenase flavoprotein subunit, with protein sequence MMESKIPDGPLADKWSLYKSKAKLVNPANRKKLNIIVVGTGLAGASCAASLAEQGYNIKSFCFQDSPRRAHSVAAQGGVNAAKNYKNDGDSTFRMFYDTIKGGDFRSREANVYRLAECSAHLIDHAVAQGVPFAREYAGYLNNRSFGGVQVSRTFYARGQTGQQLLLGAYQALERQASLGKIQLYTRHEMLELVVIDGKAKGIIARNLETGILERHAADAVVLASGGYGKVYYLSTLAMGCNSSAIWRAHKKGAFMAGVSWIQFHPTSLPQHGENQSKLTLMSESLRNDGRIWVPKKATDDRNANAIPEEERDYYLERRYPSFGNLAPRDISSRAAKERIDAGHGVGPMKNAIYLDFSDAIKAQGKDKIEAKYSNLFAMYEKITGINAYKEPMLISPSAHFTMGGLWVDYELMTTIPGLFALGEANFADHGANRLGANSLLQACVDGYFIAPYTIPNYLAGELNLNKPDTSHPAFEEAENTVRRQLDRFLHTNGTLSADYFHKKIGRLLYEKCGLSRSREKLEEAIIEIRELKASFEKDLRITGDNTLNSELEKAGRIADYIELAELMCYDALQREESCGAHFREEYQTADGEAVRNDDEFCYVSAWEWKGLNNEPELHKEPLTFESVELAVRSYK